A window of the Aeromicrobium phoceense genome harbors these coding sequences:
- a CDS encoding AI-2E family transporter, giving the protein MSDETPRGSGRYEVPIGVEIAAAWAWRVVVIGAALYVLALALGHFSEVTIPVAVAILLAALTVGGVDWLQRHGVPRLLAALAVVLGLVLALVGMLGLVGQQLSTQFDDLRDSVVKGISQLQDWARTGPLNLSDRQLADWIDRVEKAISGSDTSVVNQATEVGTQIGHFVTGFFIALFALFFFLYEGARIWSWVVTLFPKASRPRVTSSGRAAWGSLTAFVRATVLVALVDAIGIAGVALILQVPLAAAIGVLVFLGAFVPIVGALLSGMVAVLVALVAQGPVTALLMLAGVIAVQQLESHVLQPFLMGAIVALHPLAILLAIATGLVVAGIVGALLSVPFAACLNSVVRHLASGEPPDTDGMLGEESRDFGDPPPATA; this is encoded by the coding sequence GTGAGTGACGAGACGCCACGCGGGTCCGGGCGATACGAGGTTCCCATCGGCGTCGAGATCGCCGCGGCGTGGGCCTGGCGGGTCGTGGTGATCGGCGCGGCGCTCTACGTCCTCGCGCTCGCCCTGGGCCACTTCTCCGAGGTCACCATCCCCGTCGCCGTGGCCATCCTGCTCGCGGCGCTCACGGTCGGCGGCGTCGACTGGCTGCAACGCCACGGGGTGCCGCGGCTGCTGGCGGCGCTCGCGGTCGTGCTGGGGCTCGTCCTCGCCCTCGTGGGCATGCTCGGGCTCGTCGGGCAGCAGCTCTCCACGCAGTTCGACGACCTGCGCGACAGCGTGGTCAAGGGAATCTCGCAGTTGCAGGACTGGGCGCGCACGGGCCCGCTCAACCTCTCCGACCGCCAGCTGGCCGACTGGATCGACCGGGTCGAGAAGGCCATCTCCGGCAGCGACACCTCCGTCGTGAACCAGGCCACCGAGGTCGGCACCCAGATCGGCCACTTCGTCACGGGGTTCTTCATCGCCCTGTTCGCGCTGTTCTTCTTCCTCTACGAGGGCGCCCGGATCTGGTCCTGGGTGGTCACCCTCTTCCCCAAGGCGTCCCGTCCGCGCGTCACCTCCTCGGGCCGTGCGGCGTGGGGCTCCCTGACCGCCTTCGTGCGAGCCACGGTGCTCGTGGCACTCGTCGACGCGATCGGCATCGCCGGCGTCGCGCTGATCCTGCAGGTCCCGCTCGCAGCGGCGATCGGCGTGCTGGTCTTCCTCGGCGCGTTCGTGCCGATCGTCGGCGCCCTCCTGTCGGGCATGGTCGCGGTGCTGGTGGCCCTCGTCGCCCAGGGGCCCGTCACGGCCCTGCTGATGCTGGCCGGCGTGATCGCCGTGCAGCAGCTCGAGTCGCACGTGCTCCAGCCGTTCCTCATGGGTGCGATCGTCGCGCTGCACCCGCTGGCGATCCTGCTCGCGATCGCCACCGGACTCGTCGTTGCCGGCATCGTCGGCGCGCTGCTCTCGGTGCCGTTCGCGGCCTGCCTCAACAGCGTCGTGCGGCACCTCGCATCGGGGGAGCCACCCGACACCGACGGCATGCTGGGCGAGGAGTCACGGGACTTCGGCGACCCGCCTCCGGCCACGGCCTAG
- the ilvA gene encoding threonine ammonia-lyase, producing MDLDDARAARELLDGVSEVTPLTHSRWLHSLTGCDIRLKCENLQRAGSFKIRGAYTRIARLSEEERSRGVVAASAGNHAQGVALAAAQLGAHATIFMPHGAALPKVAATRGYGADIRFHGNGVTESLTAAEEFAAETGATLIHPFDHPDIVAGQATVGLEIIEQLPEVATILVPLGGGGLAAGIGLVKTERPDIRVIGVQAEAAAAYPDSLAEGMPVQAELGATMADGIAVARPGEVPFGLIREHLDDVVTVSEESMSQALIGLLERAKLLVEPAGAVGVAALLEHPDRFEGPIVPVLSGGNLDALLLMEVIRHGLASGGRFLMFRVRISDRPGELMRLLTALAEMDVNILNVHHDRGSEALGVREVEVALQVATRGLEHRAEVWQRLEELGYDPI from the coding sequence GTGGACCTCGACGATGCGCGCGCGGCGCGTGAACTGCTGGACGGGGTCAGTGAGGTCACCCCGCTGACCCACTCGCGCTGGCTGCACTCCCTCACCGGCTGCGACATCCGGCTCAAGTGCGAGAACCTGCAGCGCGCCGGGTCGTTCAAGATCCGTGGCGCCTACACGCGGATCGCGCGGCTCTCCGAGGAGGAGCGCTCGCGCGGCGTCGTGGCGGCCAGCGCCGGCAACCACGCCCAGGGTGTCGCCCTCGCCGCCGCCCAGCTCGGCGCGCACGCCACGATCTTCATGCCCCACGGGGCGGCCCTGCCCAAGGTGGCGGCCACGCGCGGTTACGGCGCCGACATCCGGTTCCACGGCAACGGCGTCACCGAGTCGCTCACCGCGGCCGAGGAGTTCGCGGCCGAGACCGGCGCCACCCTGATCCACCCGTTCGACCACCCCGACATCGTCGCCGGCCAAGCCACCGTCGGCCTCGAGATCATCGAGCAGCTGCCCGAGGTCGCCACGATCCTGGTGCCGCTCGGCGGCGGGGGACTGGCCGCCGGCATCGGGCTGGTCAAGACCGAGCGCCCCGACATCCGGGTGATCGGCGTGCAGGCCGAGGCCGCCGCGGCCTACCCCGACTCGCTCGCCGAGGGCATGCCTGTCCAGGCCGAGCTCGGCGCCACGATGGCCGACGGCATCGCAGTCGCCCGGCCGGGCGAGGTGCCCTTCGGGCTGATCCGCGAGCACCTCGACGACGTCGTCACCGTGTCGGAGGAGTCGATGAGCCAGGCGCTCATCGGCCTGCTCGAGCGGGCGAAGCTGCTCGTGGAGCCCGCGGGGGCCGTGGGCGTGGCCGCGCTCCTGGAGCACCCCGACCGGTTCGAGGGCCCGATCGTCCCCGTGCTCTCGGGAGGCAACCTCGACGCCCTGCTGCTGATGGAGGTCATCCGTCACGGCCTGGCGTCCGGCGGTCGGTTCCTCATGTTCCGCGTGCGCATCTCCGACCGGCCCGGCGAGCTGATGCGCCTGCTGACCGCACTGGCCGAGATGGACGTGAACATCCTCAACGTGCACCACGACCGTGGCTCCGAGGCCCTCGGCGTGCGCGAGGTGGAGGTGGCCCTGCAGGTCGCCACCCGCGGTCTCGAGCACCGCGCCGAGGTCTGGCAGCGGCTCGAGGAGCTGGGGTACGACCCGATCTGA
- the greA gene encoding transcription elongation factor GreA translates to MSTETIWVTQEAYDRLVAELNRLKNEVLPDITQKIANAREEGDLKENGGYHAAREEQGKTDAQIRQLEDRLRRAEVGEVPADDGLVEAGMKVTIRFEGDTDTETFLLGSRELLSMDSSVDLDVYSPTSPLGEAIVGKSAGDPATYEAPNGKKLTVEIVEPKPF, encoded by the coding sequence ATGTCGACTGAGACCATCTGGGTCACGCAGGAGGCCTACGACCGACTCGTCGCCGAGCTCAACCGCCTCAAGAACGAGGTCCTGCCCGACATCACCCAGAAGATCGCCAACGCGCGCGAAGAGGGTGACCTGAAGGAGAACGGCGGCTACCACGCCGCCCGCGAGGAGCAGGGCAAGACCGACGCCCAGATCCGCCAGCTCGAGGACCGGCTCCGCCGGGCCGAGGTCGGCGAGGTCCCGGCCGACGACGGTCTCGTCGAGGCGGGCATGAAGGTCACGATCCGCTTCGAGGGCGACACCGACACCGAGACGTTCCTGCTCGGCTCGCGCGAGCTGCTGAGCATGGACTCCAGCGTCGACCTCGACGTCTACTCCCCCACCTCGCCCCTGGGCGAGGCCATCGTGGGCAAGTCCGCCGGCGACCCCGCCACCTACGAGGCGCCCAACGGCAAGAAGCTCACGGTCGAGATCGTCGAGCCCAAGCCCTTCTGA
- a CDS encoding DUF4307 domain-containing protein produces MTDLDARYGRHRRTTPRWLWPVVAAIGITLGVAWAAWASWTDVPVHQARVHSYEVVDAGTTKVDLEIFRDDPVALTCRVFAQSQDKVVVGEKTIEVPASDAAQVRVVAEIRTERRAVTAVLDSCEPV; encoded by the coding sequence GTGACCGACCTCGACGCACGCTACGGACGCCACCGCCGCACCACTCCGCGCTGGCTGTGGCCCGTCGTCGCCGCCATCGGCATCACCCTCGGCGTGGCGTGGGCCGCGTGGGCGTCGTGGACCGACGTCCCCGTCCACCAGGCGCGCGTCCACTCCTACGAGGTCGTCGACGCAGGGACCACCAAGGTCGATCTGGAGATCTTCCGTGACGACCCCGTGGCCCTGACGTGTCGCGTCTTCGCGCAGAGCCAGGACAAGGTCGTCGTCGGCGAGAAGACGATCGAGGTGCCCGCCTCGGACGCCGCCCAGGTCCGCGTGGTCGCGGAGATCCGCACGGAACGGCGGGCCGTCACCGCCGTCTTGGACTCCTGCGAACCTGTTTGA
- the mca gene encoding mycothiol conjugate amidase Mca — protein MHVHAHPDDESSKGAASTAKYVAEGVDVHVVTCTGGERGSILNPAFEHPGILENPELIAEIRREEMDKAREILGVTQDWLGFVDSGWPEGNPKPPLEEGCFALVPIEEAAAPLVRLIRSFRPHVLTTYDENGGYPHPDHIKCHEVSVYAFEAAADPERYPDLGEPWQVKKLYYHHGWSRSRIEAINSAMERHGLESPYKDWLQERELDPEREKRMTTRVPCAEYFDVRDRALIAHATQIDPNGFWFAVPREVQAEAWPTEDYELVTSFVDSQVPEDDLFAGLR, from the coding sequence ATGCACGTGCACGCCCATCCCGACGACGAGTCGAGCAAGGGCGCCGCGTCCACCGCCAAGTACGTCGCCGAAGGGGTCGACGTCCATGTCGTCACCTGCACCGGTGGCGAGCGTGGATCGATCCTCAACCCGGCGTTCGAGCATCCGGGGATCCTGGAGAACCCCGAGCTCATCGCCGAGATCCGCCGCGAGGAGATGGACAAGGCCCGCGAGATCCTGGGCGTCACCCAGGACTGGCTCGGCTTCGTCGACTCCGGCTGGCCCGAGGGCAACCCCAAGCCGCCGCTGGAGGAGGGCTGCTTCGCGCTGGTGCCGATCGAGGAGGCAGCCGCCCCGCTCGTGCGCCTCATCCGCTCGTTCCGTCCCCACGTGCTCACCACGTACGACGAGAACGGCGGCTACCCGCACCCCGACCACATCAAGTGCCACGAGGTCAGCGTCTACGCCTTCGAGGCGGCCGCCGACCCCGAGCGCTACCCCGATCTGGGCGAGCCGTGGCAGGTCAAGAAGCTCTACTACCACCACGGCTGGTCGCGGTCGCGGATCGAGGCGATCAACTCCGCGATGGAGCGCCACGGCCTCGAGTCGCCCTACAAGGACTGGCTGCAGGAGCGCGAGCTCGACCCCGAGCGCGAGAAGCGGATGACCACGCGCGTGCCCTGCGCCGAGTACTTCGACGTGCGCGATCGCGCGCTGATCGCTCACGCCACCCAGATCGACCCGAACGGGTTCTGGTTCGCGGTGCCGCGCGAGGTGCAGGCCGAGGCGTGGCCCACCGAGGACTACGAGCTCGTCACGTCGTTCGTCGACTCGCAGGTTCCCGAGGACGACCTCTTCGCCGGACTGCGCTGA
- a CDS encoding phytoene desaturase family protein, with amino-acid sequence MSTHDAIVIGAGPNGLVAANHLIDAGWSVLVLEEQDTVGGAVRSDSAVQPGFVHDTFSTFYPLAAASRTIQGFHLEEHGLVWRHAPAVLGHPFPDGSWALLHRDRAITAALMEQQQPGDGDAWLELCAAWDTIGDALITSLLTPFPPVRGGLSTAAKLPRVGGMDFVKTLLSPVIDLADARFRGPSPALLLAGNSGHADIPLDAPGSGLMGLMLTMLGQTVGFPVPEGGAGMLTQAMARRLESLGGRIETSTRVAHIDVAGGRATGVRTADGEHHTATRAVIADVIVTQLYGDLLDPADVPARVHRRIKDFRLDPGTVKVDWALDGPIPWATPPLYAPGTFHVADSRFEMNQALQQVHAGRVPAHPFLLAGQMTTTDPTRSPAGTESVWAYTHVPQKTVADAGDGSIRGTWDHDDVERFADRMQARIEALAPGFGSRILKRRVLGPRELEARDANLVGGAINGGTAQLHQQLVFRPTPGLGRAETPIGGLYLGSASAHPGGGVHGAPGMNAARAALAHGRVDAALAPLRGLGRRALRR; translated from the coding sequence ATGAGCACCCACGACGCGATCGTCATCGGCGCCGGGCCGAACGGCCTGGTCGCCGCCAACCACCTCATCGACGCCGGCTGGTCGGTGCTGGTGCTGGAGGAGCAGGACACGGTCGGCGGCGCGGTACGCAGCGACTCGGCCGTGCAGCCGGGATTCGTGCACGACACGTTCAGCACCTTCTACCCCCTCGCGGCGGCGTCGCGCACCATCCAGGGGTTCCACCTCGAGGAGCACGGCCTGGTCTGGCGCCACGCGCCTGCGGTGCTGGGCCACCCGTTTCCCGACGGCAGCTGGGCCCTGCTGCACCGTGACCGCGCGATCACCGCAGCCCTCATGGAGCAGCAGCAGCCCGGCGACGGCGACGCATGGCTCGAGCTGTGCGCCGCGTGGGACACGATCGGCGACGCCCTCATCACCTCGTTGCTGACTCCCTTCCCGCCGGTGCGCGGAGGCCTGAGCACGGCCGCGAAGCTGCCACGGGTCGGCGGCATGGACTTCGTGAAGACGCTGCTGAGCCCCGTGATCGACCTGGCCGACGCCCGCTTCCGCGGCCCCTCCCCCGCCCTCCTGCTGGCCGGGAACTCCGGACACGCCGACATCCCGCTGGACGCCCCCGGCTCCGGGCTGATGGGCCTCATGCTGACGATGCTGGGGCAGACCGTGGGATTCCCCGTGCCGGAGGGCGGCGCCGGGATGCTGACGCAGGCGATGGCGCGCCGGCTCGAGTCGCTGGGTGGACGCATCGAGACGTCGACCCGCGTCGCCCACATCGACGTCGCCGGCGGCCGGGCCACCGGGGTGCGCACGGCCGACGGGGAGCACCACACCGCCACCCGCGCCGTGATCGCCGACGTGATCGTCACGCAGCTCTACGGCGACCTCCTCGACCCCGCCGACGTGCCTGCCCGCGTGCACCGACGGATCAAGGACTTCCGGCTCGATCCCGGCACGGTCAAGGTGGACTGGGCCCTCGACGGGCCGATCCCGTGGGCCACGCCGCCCCTGTACGCACCGGGCACCTTCCACGTCGCCGACTCGCGCTTCGAGATGAACCAGGCGCTCCAGCAGGTCCACGCCGGGCGCGTGCCGGCGCACCCGTTCCTGCTGGCCGGCCAGATGACCACGACCGATCCCACCCGCTCACCGGCGGGCACCGAGTCCGTCTGGGCCTACACGCACGTGCCGCAGAAGACCGTGGCCGACGCGGGAGACGGCTCCATCCGCGGCACGTGGGACCACGACGACGTCGAGCGGTTCGCCGACCGCATGCAGGCCCGGATCGAGGCGCTGGCGCCCGGCTTCGGATCCCGCATCCTGAAGCGCCGCGTGCTGGGTCCGCGCGAGCTCGAGGCCCGCGACGCGAACCTCGTCGGTGGGGCGATCAACGGCGGGACGGCGCAGCTGCACCAGCAGCTGGTCTTCCGGCCCACCCCCGGCCTGGGCCGCGCCGAGACGCCGATCGGCGGTCTCTACCTCGGCTCCGCGTCGGCCCACCCCGGCGGAGGCGTGCACGGCGCTCCGGGGATGAACGCGGCGCGCGCCGCACTCGCCCACGGACGCGTGGACGCGGCGCTCGCACCACTGCGCGGCCTCGGACGCCGGGCCCTGCGCCGCTGA
- a CDS encoding SDR family NAD(P)-dependent oxidoreductase, with the protein MTPRVSLVTGASSGIGLAVVRRLAARGDHLTLVARGVEALERTAEEARAAGAASVHIAPTDVGDDDAVAECVRGTLARHGRIDDVVCSAGVVSYGRTEEVPPEVFEGVLRTNVLGVVNVVRHVLPPMRARGLGSIVVVSSVVGHLTVPTMTPYVMSKWAVRALCRQLQVENRDVGVSVSCVSPGGVDTPIYPHAANYTGNAGTPPPPVLSPDAVARVIVRRLERPRRNTQVPMLNHVLRLGFVATPRVYDRLIGPLFARLATDADRTVRATAGNVLSSLQKVDHR; encoded by the coding sequence ATGACCCCTCGCGTCTCCCTCGTCACCGGGGCGTCGAGCGGGATCGGGCTGGCCGTGGTCCGCCGCCTGGCCGCGCGCGGCGACCACCTGACCCTCGTGGCCCGCGGCGTTGAGGCGCTGGAGCGGACCGCCGAGGAGGCGCGGGCCGCGGGCGCCGCCTCGGTGCACATCGCGCCGACGGACGTCGGGGACGACGACGCGGTCGCGGAGTGCGTGCGCGGGACGCTGGCCCGGCACGGACGGATCGACGACGTGGTGTGCAGCGCCGGCGTGGTCTCCTACGGCCGCACCGAGGAGGTCCCGCCCGAGGTGTTCGAGGGCGTCCTGCGCACCAACGTCCTCGGCGTCGTGAACGTCGTCCGCCACGTGCTGCCGCCGATGCGCGCCCGCGGCTTGGGCTCCATCGTCGTGGTGAGCTCGGTCGTGGGGCACCTGACCGTCCCCACGATGACCCCCTACGTCATGAGCAAGTGGGCCGTACGGGCCCTGTGCCGCCAGCTGCAGGTCGAGAACCGCGACGTCGGCGTCAGCGTCTCGTGCGTCTCCCCCGGCGGCGTGGACACGCCGATCTACCCCCACGCCGCGAACTACACGGGGAACGCGGGGACACCGCCGCCTCCGGTGCTGTCGCCCGACGCCGTCGCCCGTGTGATCGTGCGACGCCTCGAGCGCCCGCGGCGCAACACGCAGGTCCCGATGCTGAACCACGTCCTGCGGCTCGGCTTCGTCGCCACACCGCGCGTCTACGATCGACTCATCGGTCCGCTCTTCGCCCGGCTGGCGACCGACGCCGACCGCACCGTCCGGGCCACGGCAGGCAACGTCCTGTCCTCGCTGCAGAAGGTGGACCACCGATGA
- a CDS encoding SRPBCC family protein, with translation MSTNTRLVETTPERVWEVLSDGWLYPLWVVGASRMRDVDSHWPQVGAKLHHSVGVWPALIDDSTSVVEADPGRRIKLHARGWPAGAAEVVITLSPQGAGTLVTIEEEPVSGPATLIPQPVRGLSLRWRNSESLRRLAFIAERRELPTS, from the coding sequence ATGAGTACCAACACCCGACTCGTCGAGACCACGCCCGAGCGCGTCTGGGAGGTCCTCTCGGACGGCTGGCTCTACCCGCTCTGGGTCGTCGGCGCCTCACGCATGCGCGACGTCGACAGCCACTGGCCCCAGGTCGGCGCGAAGCTGCACCACTCGGTGGGCGTCTGGCCGGCCCTCATCGACGACAGCACCAGCGTGGTCGAGGCCGACCCCGGTCGCCGGATCAAGCTGCACGCCCGCGGCTGGCCCGCCGGAGCGGCCGAGGTGGTCATCACGCTCTCGCCCCAGGGCGCCGGCACGCTCGTCACGATCGAGGAGGAGCCGGTCAGCGGCCCGGCCACGCTGATCCCGCAGCCGGTGCGCGGCCTGTCCCTGCGCTGGCGCAACTCCGAGTCGCTGCGGCGTCTCGCGTTCATCGCCGAGCGGCGCGAGCTGCCGACTTCATGA
- a CDS encoding ASCH domain-containing protein — protein MTDLPRLWHEFVEAFPEFAGESPEVEPFGDTPEMADRLGRLVLEGTKRATAGPVEEGVPPDGAHWVLLDGRGEAVAVIRTTEIRIGRLDSVDDAFAWDEGEGDRTRDWWLDAHRGYFRRRLPHVTDFDALPTVFERFTVVWPPALAD, from the coding sequence GTGACCGACCTGCCCCGCCTCTGGCACGAGTTCGTCGAGGCGTTCCCCGAGTTCGCCGGCGAGAGTCCGGAGGTCGAGCCGTTCGGCGACACCCCCGAGATGGCCGACCGCCTCGGGCGCCTGGTGCTGGAGGGGACGAAGCGCGCCACCGCCGGACCCGTCGAGGAGGGCGTGCCACCGGACGGAGCGCACTGGGTGCTGCTCGACGGTCGCGGCGAGGCCGTGGCCGTCATCCGCACCACCGAGATACGCATCGGACGGCTCGACTCCGTGGACGACGCGTTCGCCTGGGACGAGGGCGAGGGCGACCGCACCCGCGACTGGTGGCTCGACGCCCACCGCGGCTACTTCCGCCGCCGCCTGCCGCACGTGACCGACTTCGACGCGCTGCCCACCGTGTTCGAGCGGTTCACCGTCGTCTGGCCGCCCGCGCTGGCTGACTGA
- a CDS encoding GNAT family N-acetyltransferase: protein MTELTTERLTLRPWTPADREPFAELNADPEVMEHFPSTLDRAGSDALADRIETRMAHQGWGLWVVEAPDGRFAGIAGLNPVPPEVRSLLRGTPPVEVGWRFARWAWGHGWATEAATAAVRHGFYMLGLVEIVSFTATGNLRSRAVMERLGMTRDEADDFDHPALPVDSHLRRHVLYRLAR from the coding sequence GTGACCGAGCTGACGACCGAGCGCCTGACGTTGCGCCCGTGGACGCCCGCCGACCGCGAGCCGTTCGCCGAGCTCAACGCCGACCCCGAGGTCATGGAGCACTTCCCGTCCACGCTCGACCGCGCGGGCAGCGACGCCCTCGCCGACCGCATCGAGACCCGCATGGCCCACCAGGGCTGGGGCCTGTGGGTCGTGGAGGCGCCCGACGGCCGCTTCGCCGGGATCGCCGGACTGAACCCGGTGCCGCCCGAGGTCCGCTCACTGCTGCGGGGCACGCCTCCGGTCGAGGTCGGCTGGCGCTTCGCCCGCTGGGCCTGGGGCCACGGCTGGGCCACCGAGGCCGCCACCGCCGCCGTGCGCCACGGCTTCTACATGCTGGGGCTGGTAGAGATCGTCTCGTTCACGGCTACTGGGAACCTGCGCTCGCGGGCGGTCATGGAGCGCCTCGGCATGACCCGCGACGAGGCCGACGACTTCGACCACCCGGCCCTGCCGGTCGACAGTCACCTGCGCCGGCACGTGCTCTACCGCCTCGCCCGGTAG
- a CDS encoding phospholipid scramblase-related protein, whose protein sequence is MVARGIQGLDDSDAGSGPAAAVLEQSTGSPNLPVDADAAAMSPSTTQTGQPSETIKRRSDESDAAESRAGSGTLLTARVLVVNQKAKIIGSRLEYPIFDHEGNRLGAVQEERRSFSQTVDDKWRGRTEFNRAHRFQLIDRQGRVLLALTRPQMGWFAGKAKLVVEGPKGPFGHIVHESYGVKGAFATVVHTGVTNASTLLAGWGGMAGVVTGAALEGVQGRLNSSVEGLDEVGHARFGLESAAGHRLATINAETHKAWDFNVQDPSGMEIARISKTWAGWAKERFTKADNYVIQIHDTMDEPLVSLIIAAAVAIDVELKQQGDQTRRSAVRRSRTYK, encoded by the coding sequence GTGGTGGCTCGCGGTATTCAAGGGCTCGACGATTCAGACGCCGGATCAGGTCCGGCCGCGGCGGTGCTGGAGCAATCGACCGGATCGCCAAATCTCCCCGTAGACGCTGACGCAGCAGCAATGTCGCCAAGCACGACACAGACAGGTCAACCGAGCGAGACGATCAAGCGCCGGAGCGATGAAAGCGACGCGGCAGAAAGCCGCGCTGGGAGCGGGACGCTGCTCACAGCGCGAGTTCTTGTCGTCAACCAGAAGGCAAAGATCATCGGTTCCCGCCTTGAGTACCCGATTTTCGACCACGAGGGCAATCGGCTGGGGGCAGTCCAGGAAGAGCGTCGCTCATTCTCCCAGACAGTCGATGACAAGTGGCGTGGACGCACGGAGTTCAACAGGGCGCACCGGTTTCAACTGATCGACAGACAGGGACGTGTACTCCTCGCGTTGACACGGCCTCAGATGGGTTGGTTCGCAGGGAAGGCGAAACTGGTGGTCGAAGGTCCGAAAGGTCCCTTCGGCCACATCGTGCACGAGTCGTACGGCGTGAAGGGCGCGTTTGCGACTGTGGTGCACACCGGAGTCACGAACGCGTCCACGTTGCTTGCTGGATGGGGCGGAATGGCAGGCGTGGTCACTGGCGCGGCACTCGAAGGTGTTCAGGGGCGGTTGAACTCATCGGTTGAGGGACTGGACGAAGTCGGGCACGCCCGTTTTGGACTTGAGTCCGCGGCGGGTCACCGGCTCGCGACGATTAACGCTGAGACCCACAAGGCTTGGGATTTCAACGTCCAGGATCCTTCGGGGATGGAGATCGCGCGGATCTCCAAGACGTGGGCAGGGTGGGCGAAGGAACGTTTCACCAAGGCCGACAATTACGTCATTCAAATCCACGACACCATGGACGAGCCGTTGGTCTCACTCATCATCGCGGCGGCCGTGGCCATTGACGTTGAACTGAAGCAGCAAGGGGATCAGACCAGGAGATCCGCAGTCCGCAGAAGCCGCACCTACAAGTGA
- a CDS encoding TRAFAC clade GTPase domain-containing protein, translating into MAKYPRVREQHIAVFGESGSGKTVLVSSFYGPAQAGVKSNDLWDLVADETGQGNRLLQNYLGMRDDTKAPLATRFESTTYYLSVKLKNGDNPASKKRAFDTLRLAWHDYPGEWFEESPSSEEEANRRIDTFRSLLRSDVALFLVDGQKLLDYEGQEERYLTSLLANFRQGVLRLKEDLLADEDCLTEFPRIWVLALSKADLLPDWNVQTFRDLVIRKANDDVDRLREAIQGVVETPGALSIGEDFMLLSSAKFELSPADSAPVDIDVTQQVGLDLILPVASVLPLERRVQWSERMEIPRKVLDSLADGAEVLALALLGGKLLNVDQLVARVPRVGRLARVALPALIAAARMSESRLREINATAREKHDYLTAMLTQFKLDLAQAVTDKLFIRSLK; encoded by the coding sequence ATGGCGAAATACCCTCGGGTCCGTGAGCAGCACATAGCAGTATTCGGTGAGAGCGGCTCCGGAAAGACCGTCTTAGTCTCGTCGTTCTACGGACCTGCACAGGCCGGCGTGAAATCGAACGACCTCTGGGACTTGGTCGCTGATGAAACAGGTCAAGGCAACCGACTCCTCCAGAACTACCTCGGCATGAGGGACGACACGAAAGCACCGCTCGCGACTCGATTCGAGTCCACGACGTACTACCTCTCGGTGAAGCTCAAGAATGGCGACAACCCCGCTTCGAAGAAGCGCGCCTTCGACACGCTGCGGCTTGCGTGGCACGACTATCCGGGGGAGTGGTTCGAGGAATCGCCGTCGAGTGAGGAGGAAGCGAACCGACGCATCGACACGTTCAGATCGCTGTTGCGTTCCGACGTCGCTCTGTTCTTGGTCGACGGTCAGAAACTCCTGGACTACGAAGGCCAGGAGGAGCGGTACCTGACGTCGCTCCTGGCCAACTTCCGCCAGGGGGTACTGCGGCTCAAGGAAGACCTCCTGGCGGACGAAGATTGTCTAACGGAATTCCCCAGGATTTGGGTGTTGGCGCTCTCGAAGGCCGACCTCCTCCCCGACTGGAACGTCCAGACGTTCCGCGACCTCGTCATCCGCAAAGCCAACGATGACGTCGACAGACTGCGCGAAGCGATTCAGGGCGTGGTGGAGACGCCTGGCGCACTGTCCATCGGTGAGGACTTCATGCTCCTGTCCTCGGCCAAGTTCGAACTATCGCCCGCCGACTCCGCGCCCGTGGACATCGATGTGACCCAGCAGGTCGGACTCGATTTGATACTGCCGGTGGCGTCCGTGCTTCCCCTCGAGCGGCGAGTCCAGTGGAGCGAGCGCATGGAGATTCCGCGGAAGGTCCTTGACTCGCTGGCCGATGGAGCCGAGGTCTTGGCACTTGCTCTGCTGGGCGGGAAGCTCCTGAACGTTGACCAGCTCGTGGCCAGAGTTCCGAGAGTCGGCCGGTTGGCCAGGGTCGCGCTGCCTGCGTTGATCGCCGCGGCCAGGATGAGCGAGTCGCGATTGCGTGAGATCAACGCGACCGCGCGCGAGAAGCACGATTACCTAACGGCGATGCTGACCCAGTTCAAGTTGGACCTAGCCCAGGCCGTCACGGACAAGCTGTTCATTCGGAGCCTCAAGTGA
- a CDS encoding excisionase family DNA-binding protein, producing the protein MTEPWVSADMIAEHLGVTKDSIYGWIANKAMPAHRVGRLWKFKITEVDAWVRGEGAADTTDQGAER; encoded by the coding sequence ATGACTGAACCTTGGGTGTCTGCTGACATGATCGCCGAGCACCTCGGCGTGACCAAGGACAGCATCTACGGCTGGATCGCCAACAAGGCCATGCCTGCCCATCGGGTTGGCCGGCTATGGAAATTCAAGATCACCGAAGTCGACGCCTGGGTTCGTGGCGAGGGTGCTGCTGACACCACGGACCAGGGAGCCGAGCGATGA